In one window of Mytilus trossulus isolate FHL-02 chromosome 7, PNRI_Mtr1.1.1.hap1, whole genome shotgun sequence DNA:
- the LOC134727281 gene encoding toll-like receptor 6, which yields MVYSWTVHVFILILFLVFAHGNPRNNSCLKRYCSCSRRNSKTRCFSLTYIPNIPEYSQTLELTNNKFSNINVTLFGNVSGNHIKILIFRNNSIKNITSDAFVTLNHLERLQISNEKNLDISGISKSFNSLNKSLINVLRFEGNNWNMLPTNMFDPLTGSNLSRISLNGNNLASIDTAVFRPFYRVRKVYCRKSKVVNIIIDEIGFRTVEHLDLTSNNINSVPKFCNGEKSLAPRLRALTLNDNALRFLEPVSFKCLYRLEELLLDSNRFTSLGNNVFTYLTNLKRLTINTANRITRLSPLVFNSSSLQKLQFAQNGFIFDKCKHGVACERYDVDTIFRFLPKLVDLDLTKNFLPDDTEFLLRMFSPLVKLQKLNLHSASLDKLPDNLFQKMPYLEILILSGNKLAKWNQNTFANVTSLRALHIQGNNINLINKTTFPLNLLLSLEKLDLTSNPFWCTCDLMWFLDTIRKTNLSKTLTKWPSRYACSYPNELKYRWLTNYRPTVESCTLWDPTDTIIAFVFFGVLLVVILVTIILKCQTNIRNILYLIRLHRHKRRNCSSDLPAEYEFDAFIVYCDSDRHWVHGELLKRLEEVNLRICVHYRDFEPGQPITSNIEKFMDKSWKIIVVMSNNFAKSEWCQWEVCLVQERRRRKGKNAMVLIMRQQIDSKHMTSPLRTLLYTTPYLKCKNGFGQNIFWKAVIHGIKKTYSDPPMAISYI from the coding sequence ATGGTATATAGTTGGACGGTACatgtttttattcttattttgtttttagtgtTTGCACATGGAAATCCTAGAAATAACAGTTGCCTGAAACGGTATTGTAGCTGTAGTCGCAGAAACTCAAAAACTAGATGCTTTTCATTAACATATATTCCAAATATTCCAGAATATTCACAGACGTTAGAACTGACAAAtaacaagttttcaaacataaATGTGACTCTGTTTGGAAACGTGTCAGGTAATCATatcaaaattcttatttttaggAATAATTCGATTAAAAATATCACTTCCGATGCTTTTGTGACATTAAATCATTTGGAAAGACTACAAATATCGAATGAAAAGAATTTGGACATTTCTGGAATATCTAAGTCATTTAACAGCTTAAACAAATCCCTGATCAATGTTTTGCGATTTGAAGGAAATAATTGGAATATGTTACCAACCAATATGTTTGATCCTTTGACAGGGTCAAATTTGTCCAGAATATCACTGAACGGTAACAATTTGGCAAGTATTGATACCGCAGTTTTTCGACCATTCTACAGAGTTCGAAAAGTATATTGTCGAAAAAGTAAAGTAGTTAATATAATAATTGATGAAATTGGATTTCGGACTGTAGAGCATCTAGACCTGACATCTAACAACATAAACAGTGTTCCGAAATTTTGCAATGGAGAAAAAAGTCTTGCACCTAGACTACGAGCTCTAACACTAAACGACAATGCTCTCAGATTTCTTGAACCCGTTTCGTTCAAATGCTTATACCGTTTAGAAGAACTGCTTTTAGATAGTAATCGATTTACATCATTAGGGAATAATGTTTTCActtatttaacaaatttaaaacgaCTCACAATCAATACGGCTAATAGGATAACCCGTTTAAGTCCTTTGGTATTCAACAGTAGTTCGCTACAGAAACTGCAGTTTGCTCAAAATGGATTCATCTTTGATAAATGTAAGCATGGTGTTGCATGTGAACGTTATGACGTGGACACAATATTTCGGTTTCTACCAAAGCTCGTTGATCTTGACCTTACGAAAAACTTTTTACCCGATGATACGGAATTTTTACTTCGAATGTTTTCTCCTTTGGTCAAGTTACAAAAGCTTAATTTACATTCAGCATCTTTAGATAAATTGCCCGACAATCTTTTCCAGAAAATGCCTTAtctagaaattttaattttaagtggAAATAAATTAGCAAAGTGGAATCAAAATACATTTGCAAACGTTACATCTTTGCGAGCTTTACATATACAGGGAAATAACATCAACCTAATAAATAAGACCACCTTCCCGCTTAATTTGTTACTATCCTTAGAAAAACTAGATTTGACCAGCAATCCATTTTGGTGTACTTGTGATCTGATGTGGTTTTTGGATACAATTCGGAAAACTAACTTGTCAAAAACTCTTACTAAGTGGCCGTCACGTTACGCCTGTTCATACCCGAATGAGTTGAAATATAGATGGTTAACAAATTATAGGCCAACTGTTGAAAGCTGTACTCTATGGGATCCGACCGACACAATAAttgcttttgtgttttttggtGTTCTTTTGGTGGTTATTTTGGTTACCATAATATTAAAATGCCAAACTAATATCCGAAATATCTTATATCTGATTCGTCTTCATAGGCATAAAAGACGAAACTGCTCGTCGGACTTACCAGCTGAATACGAATTTGATGCTTTTATAGTGTATTGTGACTCTGATCGGCATTGGGTACATGGAGAACTTTTAAAACGACTAGAAGAAGTTAATTTGAGGATTTGTGTGCATTATAGAGATTTTGAACCTGGCCAGCCAATAACTAGCAATATCGAAAAATTTATGGATAAAAGTTGGAAAATAATAGTTGTCATGTCAAATAACTTTGCTAAGAGTGAATGGTGTCAGTGGGAAGTATGTTTAGTCCAGGAAAGGAGGCGTCGTAAGGGTAAAAATGCAATGGTTCTTATAATGCGTCAGCAaattgattcaaaacacatgaCAAGTCCTCTTCGAACACTTCTTTATACAACACCTTATCTCAAATGCAAAAACGGATTTGGACAAAATATATTCTGGAAGGCTGTGATTCATGGTATCAAGAAGACATATAGTGATCCACCTATGGCGATATCATACATTTGA